A genomic stretch from Plasmodium reichenowi strain SY57 chromosome 4, whole genome shotgun sequence includes:
- a CDS encoding coatomer subunit zeta, putative — protein MKSVSIKQLEGIVILDSDGNRIAVKYYNDKLIFKEEKLQNFNCSYESINYGMDTYNDFKTVEDQKLFEKDITEKIKKLGLNYSNETEILLLNKYVILCLSINDIVIYIIGDDNDNEIILYEIIETVHQALNNITNNHIGKKQLIDKLDSVYLILDEIADSGIIMETSASVIINRLYMNESDIQEQHTPLNQAISSAKENIIRSLLSGA, from the coding sequence atgaaaagcGTATCGATAAAGCAATTAGAAGGTATAGTAATATTAGATAGTGATGGGAATAGAATTGCcgtaaaatattataatgacaaattaatatttaaagaaGAGAAATTACAGAATTTTAATTGTAGCTATGAATCCATAAATTATGGTATGGATACATATAATGATTTTAAAACAGTAGAAGACCAGAAATTGTTTGAAAAGGATATAACggaaaagataaaaaagttaggtttaaattattcaaatgagacagaaatattattattaaataaatatgttatattatgtttGTCGATCAATGACAttgtaatttatattattggtgatgataatgataatgaaattattttatatgaaattatAGAAACAGTACATCAAgcattaaataatataacaaataatcATATAGGGAAAAAACAATTAATAGATAAATTAGATTCtgtttatttaatattagATGAAATTGCTGATAGTGGTATTATTATGGAAACCAGTGCTAgtgttattattaatagattatatatgaatgaaAGCGATATACAGGAGCAACATACACCCTTAAATCAAGCGATATCTTCAgcaaaagaaaatattataaggAGTTTGCTAAGTGGAGCTTga